In the genome of Paenibacillus pabuli, the window TTTTGTTCTTCCATGTGATCCTCCTCGTAAAAATAAACAACAGCCCTCATTCTACTTAAGGGCTGTCATCATTTTACACGCTATTGGGCTGAGTATCCACCATCGATAACCAGCTCAGATCCTGTAATGTACGAAGAATCATCCGAAGCCAGGAACAATGCAGCGTTGGCAATATCTATAGCCTGACCCAAACGTTGCAGGGGCGTTGCCTGAATGAGTCGGTCAAGCAATTCCTTCGATGTGTTCAAGGCTTGAGTCATTGGTGTTTCGATGATTCCAGGGAAAAGTGCATTCACCCGAACACCTTGACGGCCAAAGGTTGTTGCCGCCGCTTTGGATAATGCGCGTACCGCGCCTTTGGATGCTGAATAGTGGTTAAAACCTTGTCCGATCAGAGCAGTGTAGGAAGAGATATTAACGATGGAACCTTTCTTTTGTGCTGCCATATAAGGAGCTACATGTTTCATACCAGCAAATGGGCCAAAGCCATTAATGGAGAGCATTTTCTGCCAATCCTGTGCAGTGATTTCCTCAAACGGTTTTTCGGAAGAAATACCCGCGTTGTTGACGAGAATATCAATTTTGCCAAAACGTTCGTTCACTACTTTCGCTAATATCTCCCAGTCTTCATCCGAGGAAACATTCAGCTTCATTCCGTACACATTCTCTTTCTGGCTTGCTTTCTCCAATGCTTCTTCATTAATGTCTGCGGCAATAACAATGGCGCCTTCCTTTGCAAAAAGATCCACCATGCCTTCACCAATGCCTGAAGCTCCACCAGTAATAATAGCTACTTTATTATCTAATCTTCCCATTTGAAACACTCCTCATGTAATTTATTTATACGACGCTGCTTTAGTGCCAGGCGTATTGTGTGATTTCATAAACTGTTCAAAATCCGGAACGGTTGGGTTGGCAATATAATGGCCTCCCTCAACCTGGAGGGTCTGCCCTGTAATGAATTTGGACTCGTCTGAGGCCAGGAACAGAACGGTATAACCGATATCATCGGGCTCCCCGTGATAAGGCAGTGCGTTATATTTTGCGAACATATCCAATACATCCGGAGGCATATTATTCTGGGCTGCCGGGGTCAGAATCAATCCAGGTGCAACAGCATTGCAGCGAATGTTATGCTTGCCATATTGGGTGGCAATATACCTCGTCAGATTCACGACCCCTGCTTTTGAGGCGCCGTAGGCAACCCGAACCGCATCGCCCGCAAAGCTAGCCATGGAAGCTGTATTAATGATGGAACCTTCACCCGCTTGAATCATATGAGGGATAGCGAACCTACAGCCAAGCAGCACGCTTTTCAGATTCACGTTCATCAGCCGATCCCACTCGTCCAGATCTACGTTAACCACGTCCAAATCCTTCTTCAGGTTGGTCAGGCCAACATTGTTAAACAGACTCGTGAGCTTACCATATTGTTGCACCGTAAATTCCACAGCTTCCTTAATCGAAAATTCGTCCCCTGCATCTACAAAAACGCCCACAGCATCTCCGCCTTGAGCTTGAATGTTCGCTGCCGCTTCTTTTGCCCCATCGACATTGAAATCAGCAATAACGACTTTAGCTCCTTCTTTCGCCATCAATTGGGCTGCGGACAATCCTATTCCAGAAGCGCCTCCTGTTACAAAGGCTACCTTGTCTTTCATTCTCAACATGGTTCTCAAGCTCCTTTCATAAAGAAACCGAAAATATATATAACAGTTCTATTATTTAGATGACTAAATATTAGATGTCTAAATAATAGCAGAGGAATGGTCTTTCTGCAATGCGTACGGCCCTATATCCTTATTTTGGATACCTATAGCGGAGCTTCCACATGGAGTGAGAAGTATACACTAAAAAAAGCTGTATCCTTTGTTACGGATTCAGCTTCTTCAATATTTTATATAACAGGAACTATAAGCTTCTTTACAATGAACCCTCAAGGTTTGCAGGTTGATTTCGCTCATTCACCAAGCTTTGAATAAAGGTCTCAACATTGGGCGCAAGCCAAGTGATCTTGTAGTCTTCTGCTTTATTCACATGAACAACCTCAGGCTCACCGGCATTGCCGGATTCACGATAATCCAGCATCACGACCTCTGAATTGGAAGGACACTCACATAGAATGACACCAATCTCGGGGTAACCTCCATTTTCTATGATCACTCGACTGCCCGCTTCTCCACACAATGAATGTGCCTTCTCCCGTCCAATACCCAGGATATTCAGAATTTCAATATGGATCTTCTCATCATTCTCCGCCTGACTTACCGGAAAATAACGATAGTGGGGAACACCACCATTATGTAGTTTCATCATGTTCACATAGAATGTCGGCAGCTTGAACACCAATTGGTCCTCCACTGCTTCAATTTGCTCATCGGTAGGCGGGGACAACACATATTGATCAACGTACGCGGGACTGTCATTCCAAAAGCTCGTCGATTCGGGGTGGATCCCAGGTGCTGCTTCGATGGTGATTTCAGTTGCCGAGTGGACTATATCCACGGGCTCCTCTACCGCTTCTTCTGTGAGCTCTTCTGCTGTTTTATTCCGAATCCATTCCAGGAACTCCTGTGTATCCTCATCTCCCGGATCTAACCGATCCGCTGCTTCGAAAGCTACACGCGCGTTCTCATATTGCTCCAAATAATAATACGCCAGACCAATGCGGTAATGCCAAAGCGGGTCATTTTGTCCCTCTTCTTCAACCGACAGGAATTGCTCCACTGCCTCCTGGTAACGCTCCATATTATTCAACGCTCTACCCAGGTGGTTAACCAAAGTGTAATCCCGCTCCTCCTCCGGAACCTCTGTAATCGCATCTATAATCTCTTCATATTCATCTTCTTCATGCCAAGCTTCTAGCCGTTCCAAGAGTTCATCATTCATTGATCTTGCCTCCCTCTCTTATTCGTTGTAGAAATTATAGCATTTTGCTTGCCTTGATTTAAATCAATGCAGATCATTCAACTCCCGATTAGCGATATTTACACTATATAGGTCCCTCTCTTAACAATCTACAGTGCTTACTTATAGATCCGCTTTTTTATCCAAACAAAAAACACCCGCCTTTAGTTAATCGACGGGCATTTA includes:
- a CDS encoding SDR family NAD(P)-dependent oxidoreductase, which gives rise to MLRMKDKVAFVTGGASGIGLSAAQLMAKEGAKVVIADFNVDGAKEAAANIQAQGGDAVGVFVDAGDEFSIKEAVEFTVQQYGKLTSLFNNVGLTNLKKDLDVVNVDLDEWDRLMNVNLKSVLLGCRFAIPHMIQAGEGSIINTASMASFAGDAVRVAYGASKAGVVNLTRYIATQYGKHNIRCNAVAPGLILTPAAQNNMPPDVLDMFAKYNALPYHGEPDDIGYTVLFLASDESKFITGQTLQVEGGHYIANPTVPDFEQFMKSHNTPGTKAASYK
- a CDS encoding SMI1/KNR4 family protein; amino-acid sequence: MNDELLERLEAWHEEDEYEEIIDAITEVPEEERDYTLVNHLGRALNNMERYQEAVEQFLSVEEEGQNDPLWHYRIGLAYYYLEQYENARVAFEAADRLDPGDEDTQEFLEWIRNKTAEELTEEAVEEPVDIVHSATEITIEAAPGIHPESTSFWNDSPAYVDQYVLSPPTDEQIEAVEDQLVFKLPTFYVNMMKLHNGGVPHYRYFPVSQAENDEKIHIEILNILGIGREKAHSLCGEAGSRVIIENGGYPEIGVILCECPSNSEVVMLDYRESGNAGEPEVVHVNKAEDYKITWLAPNVETFIQSLVNERNQPANLEGSL
- a CDS encoding SDR family NAD(P)-dependent oxidoreductase; protein product: MGRLDNKVAIITGGASGIGEGMVDLFAKEGAIVIAADINEEALEKASQKENVYGMKLNVSSDEDWEILAKVVNERFGKIDILVNNAGISSEKPFEEITAQDWQKMLSINGFGPFAGMKHVAPYMAAQKKGSIVNISSYTALIGQGFNHYSASKGAVRALSKAAATTFGRQGVRVNALFPGIIETPMTQALNTSKELLDRLIQATPLQRLGQAIDIANAALFLASDDSSYITGSELVIDGGYSAQ